TTCAGTCCTGCTGCCAGGTGGCTACTAGATGAATTTGTCTGAATCTCCAAAATTCGTTGTCTCGCTTCATTGTCATGCTCATCCAGAACCACTTTGCCCAGGCTATCTGATAAAGTTTCCGTAAGCTTTGCCGTTGAGTTCGATATGCCATGGGCAACATTTTTCACAAGACTTTTGACTGAGCCTTCAAATATTAAACCAGATACACCTTCAGATAGATCATTGGCAAATCCCAGTGGGTTCCCAAGGAAATCCACACTACCCAAAATGGAAGCTGCATGCCATTTAACctggtttacataatgcgttttcATTGCCTTCAAGTAAACATCCATGGTCTCGAAATGATACTTGTCCGTAAAACTGTCGAGCTCGATTAGGGCATcttcaaatttgattaaaattagaCCCAACGATTTTTTGGTCTCCAACAATTCTGGGGGAAGCTTGGATGAAGTAAAGGCCGACAAACGCACCtaatacaaacaaatataGATTTAGATATTCAGATAATAGAAACGATGGAAATATATTTACCTGCGTTGAACCAATGCTAATATTTTCAAAGTAATATCGCTTCATATCTTTCAAAACATGCCTTTCATCAATATTGCCAAAATCATAAGGTAGTCCAGAACTTCGGCCACTTAGTTTGCCATAGCCAAGAAATGAAGCAACTTTTAGTATTAGCTTTTCTTCTAGACACGCAATGTACGGTTTTAAATCCAATGTAAAGTACTTAAATATTATTGCGCAATTATTAGGGCTTGGtagcattttcaatttaagAACGACTGCATTTTTTTGTGCATCGTCTTCACTTGGCTTACAAGTGTGCAAAGCAACTTGGTTAACAGCATCTAATAGCTGATTATCGATCTGTATATACGATATATTTAAGTTCAATGACTTCTCcaaagaattttgtataatatcaCAAGATATGCGATCTAGGCTTATAAACATAATTTCCTCACATGGTTTGCGAGCAATTATTGAAATTCCAATACCTTTTAAAAGTTCAACAAATATCTGAAATGAAATTCAGAAAACAATAGAAAATTTAAGCCTTTATGAAGCAATTAATCCCTATATTACCTGATATTCATGTAAATGTGTTATTTTTCCCTCTTCCGCAATTTGTCGATTATTTATGGATGCATGAGTCCAGACCAAATCGGGTGCCAAATGTATTGAATTCTGCTTCATTTTAATGTCACACACCTCCACAGTGCAAATGGGTCCATCCATTTTGGTTGAAATCTCCAACTGGCCAGAACCAGGACGTAACTTTTGTGCCACAATATGCTGATGACTCGGTATTGATTCATTACAACTAGGATCATATTCGATGCGTCCCAGAACAGCTTCACAATCTGCAGACATTCCTCGTTTTCCGTAAAACTGTGAAtacaaatagaaataaaaataataataatgtctTATTTGTGTCCTTGATGAAATGATTCTCTCACCTGAACACACATATTTGCATGACACATTAGGCGACCATTTTCAAATCGCCATTGTTGAGTGGTTGCTCTTTGCTTATTTGGTGTTCGTATCACTAAAGTGGTGTATTCTGTTGGATTTGGTGGCTTCTCCAAGTCCAGGACAAAACGTACTGCATTACTCTCGTTCGATTGGATGGGCGGTGTAGATCCTTCATGTTCCAACTGTCCATTGGAGTTCATAAGCCACAATTGCGATCGATCTCCAGAGTTTCTTTCGACTATAACGACTTTGCGATTACGAACACCCAAAACCAATTGCCTATGTTTGTGATCTGGTTTCTTATCGCTGACACCGTAACGATCGAAGGTGTCTTGAAATGCGATATAGATGAAATTCGAATAGGTCAATGATTTTGTTATATTTGGTTTATTTATGGGAAACTCAATCATATTTCCCCCCGGTGCTTCAAGAAGCAACGTTTGACTGCCGAATGGATCATCCAAGACATATGATAGCGATGACTGGGCACGAACTGGTGTCGCCCACACTGGCTTCGAGCGCAATTGTGAAAAATTAATAGCCACTTCGGCACAATTATCAATCCGAATCGGTGGTGGTAAGCATCTTGCATCCGTAAATAAAAGTATATACGTGGCGTCCTTTGAAATCACTTCCAAGCGTAGAAAGAACATTTCGCCCCATTCATTTCGTATATTTATGTACAAACTTTGAGCAGAATTAATGGGTATGCCCTTGGACCAGCAACAACAGTCCACATCTGGGATGCGTACACAAATCACTGGATCTTTATCACAATTTGGCCAATGGAATGCAAAATTGCAATCAATTGGGGCCGATATTGTATGTCGAATACTTGGGTAATCctaaaattaaagtttttaacTTAATAAACCGAGAGAGAATGTGAGCGAGCACTTACATGAGCATTAATATCACAATGTTGTATAAACTCAAGCTTATATCCGCTCTTGTTATACAGTTGAAAGCGGGGAGATAATATCACAAAGGTTGTACATGCATATAAACCTCTTCCCCTGCGAACTGTTATGCCTATGGCATAGCATCCTTTTGTATTCTCCGCACGTAGCTCCCTGTGCGTAATGGTCTTATGCATTATAAAACTTTTGCACCACtgaaaataatcaaataaaaatattattaaaaacaaacttaatgATTCGACTTAAAAATTCATTAGGCTTACCGTATTATTGGCACCAAAAACTTTGCCCAGGCGTACTTCCAGTGCTGGAGAACCTTCCTGATCGGAAAAGGAGAACATTAATGGGGCCACTTGTCGTGCTGTTTCGTGTTCCTCAAATTGTCCAGCCGCATTGTTGTTGGTGCCTTCTTGTTTGAAAATGAGCGGCAGGCCAGCTTTATTTATGATCCAAACTGGGGCACTTATATAAATTTCCATTCCTTTGCCTTGAAACGACTGAATGGATATGCGCAAATGGAGTTCTCTATTCTGGGTatcgatcaatttcaactttgGCTCAACAATGCCACTGTGGCTCATGGGAATCTTCAATTGTCCGGACAAATGAAAATTATCCAATGTGATGTTTAAATTAAACGGCTCACATACATTGACATTATAGAGATTGGTACTCTCAGATGCATTAATTCTGCCTGCGGCAAATTCATGTATTTTAAAAACGATATCACAACAAAgcatattatttaattttaatgggGGTAAGAGTGTTATGGTGTGTCCCGGTAAATTCTCTTTGGAGGGATACAATTCCTTGTTTATGTTTATCAATGTGTACAATGTGCTCTTATTATCATCGTAGCAAGTCTGCAGCTTTTGCATATTCTCTTTATCACATGTTTTCCAATTTATCTCATTGTTGCTAAAACCGATCTCCTCGTAATTACTTGCAAACACTTTACGTTTACTATCACCCGTATTGTGTGCTATATACAGTGATGCATCAATGAACTTCAAAGGAAGACATAGCTCATCATTACTTCCGATTGCACTGATGGAGGTCAGGCCGTCACATTGGTCCTTATTCAATATCATCTTTAAAAATATCTCTCGATCCAATTTATTGATTATGCTCAATGATGATTTCACCTTGATTAACTTTTGCGCCGATCCAATTAGCGATATATCAAATACTATTCTGGTTTTCTTTGTATACAAAGGATCCAAGTTGACAGTCCGAAAGAATACGCCCACTTTATCCACCGATATTGGGCCAATCAAGGTCCATCCATGGATTTGAACTAGAATTTGATGCAAATTCAATTGATGTGAATCAATGTGTCGTAATTTGGTTTTCTGcacaaaatcaaatatttttgtctCATTCGGCTGAACGGATAACCAATTCTTTATGAATTCCATTTGATGAAAGTCCGCACACGTCACATCCTCAACTTGAGCGTAGATCGGCTTAAACAGAAGCGGTGTACCAGTTAGATTTTGTAGAGCAAAGGGAATAAACGGTGTACGAGTTCGGACATTCTTTGTATTATTATCAAGAGAGCATTCATTGAAATCAATTGTCCAGTTCTTCAAAACCATATTAAACAGTTCGATGAATGTTGATGTTACATTCAGTTTCAGCAATTGTTTACTATTTACACAAATCTCGAATCTCTTCTTGTAATCAATCTGAGTTTTAATCAATTTCCATTTCACTGAGCACTCCCAAACTTCGACAACAGGCTCCCATCCACTTAGACGACGATTGTAATAATTGACAGTCACTTCGGTGTCAATATTGCCGCCCGTGAAAAAGCTCGTCTCATAGTCTTCCGTTTTTCTTTCCCTTgtcttaaatttataattaaccAATACCTTTGATAGCGATATTTCAAGCAACGGGACATCAGCATCCATGCAGTCATCAATAATAAAGACTGATATACAATTGGCATCTACAACGGCAGTCGCCAAATCCAATGCCGGATTTCGTTTAGTTTCAAGCTTCTGCTGAGACAGCCAAAGGGCAGCATcatttattttccaattgtTCAGTTTCATGGCATTCCAGCAATCTGATATTTCAAAACCCATGGCAAGAAGTGGAGCTATTTTCTCAAGATCTGAATTGGTTTTCGATAAGACGTTAGGCGATTGCGTTGTCTGATTTGGAAATAGCTTGGCCAttcttaaaaacaatttaacatCCACATACGATAAACGTATGTTCAATGGCTTTTGGATGAGTATTGTCAGGCAATTGTTTCGCAGCTCTATATTCAGCGTGAATGGATCGATTATGGAAAGGGCGCTTTCATCCTCGGCATCGAGTGTGCACGAGAAAATTTCCAAATGATTGATATCTATGGATAAGGGTACGGAATTACTCTCCGGCTTATATGAAATGACCGTTGTGCTTTTCAATATAATGGCATTCGAATCGATACGACTGCATTGCTCGGCGAATATTATTTCCGAATCTGTTATATTGATAACAAACTCTGTGAGTGGACTATCACTAGTTATCTGTGATGAAGATTTATGAGGCACTTGGATTGGTGTATTGCTGACTGGATAATTGCTGCTCCATTGGTCGCCTTGCAAATAGTTTTTCAATTGTTCCAGGAAATTTAAGAGAGCAAACACTCTCATATTGTTGAGCATTATCGTATATTTACACAATTTTTGCGTTTTCCGGCAATGCACTTCCACTTGCACTGAATTCGTTGGTAGTGTATCCTTTTTTGAGGCCTGCAGTATATTTCGAAAGACATTCGATCCATCAGTGGTGTTTCTTTCATCAACAATCATTATGTTACTCGATATGAGATCAATGTCCTGTGATCCATCACTGAATATATCTATTTCCAGTGAGGATTTTATAAAGTGTATACATGCCAAAGGCTCTAGATCGACATTTGGTGTTGTATTCAAGGCCAACAATAGGGAAACATCTTCCAAAAGTATCCGTATGGAGAGCAAATTCAAAATGGTCTGATGGCCAGCATTGTGGGTTAGCAAATTTATGGTCGAAAGTTTCTCAATGGATGTTGAATAATTCACATATATATCATCTACGCGTTCGCCTATATTATTGTCAAGAAGTGTGCGAACTAGTTTATACTGTTGAATATCAATTACACCATTCAATTTGGACACAGTTCCCTTAATACTGATATCGGGGCACACACGATTCAAGTCCGGATTGAGATTACGTTCGACCTGAAGGTTGAGGTGGAAAGATTCCTTAAACAATTGACGTCCCTGCTTATGAAAATGTATGTTTGCAATAATCCAGTCCTTCTCATTGGTCTTATCATTCTGGACAGTCGTCGTTGTGATTCGTTTGCCAGAGTATAGATTAATATTGACCAAATCGATTTGCATTACATCCAAAATTTCCATATCGTCTGGACACTTGAGCTTCTTACTTATTATACACTCATCACTTGCAAAATGAAAGTTATTGACCAAATTTAGTTGACCCAAATTAGCAATTAATACTTCATCCTTGTTATAACTTGCTGGTAAGACAATAACTGGAGAGTCTGCTTGAATAAATAGTTTGATTTTCGATGGTTGTGAGTAAGGACTGCTATGAGGATTTTGTTTCTTTAGCTTTCGCATAACGggctaaaaacaaaataaagcaagttagaaaatttatttggCATAAGGTATTAATATCGTACCGTTTGCAATTGCAGCAACTCTTTAACAAACATTTGTAGTTCAATTACAAAACGTTTCGTATGTATATAGTGAACTGATGCCATATTAATGCGTAACGTTGAATCGCTCTCCAAAACGTTTAATGTTTCTAAATTGGAAAGTTTTCTGTAATTAAAGATAGTTATTAACTAGTCGTAATTAGtttaaaataattgtttactttttataaACGAAATTCAACGCCTCTGGTCCACTtgtttgaaacttttgtttataaatttgtcCAAACTTTGTTAGATCATAGACCGCAAGTGAACCCAAGCAACCTTCAGTCGTTTTACAACCATCTTCTTGTGTTATCACAAACAATGCATTCGAAACATTAAGCCTAGACAGCAGAGACTCATTTCGTATTAGCGTAAAGTTTAAAGATTTTATCGATACCTTCAGTTTACTGTAAAAATCAATTACACCTGGAAACGAAAATTGTTAGTAATCATTCAAATTatgattatatatatagtacTTACTTTTCGGTATGGGTTCTTTCTCCACCGCCAATTGGTTGTTACCATCACTCTCCGATGTAAGACCAAAGAAATCAAAGACTGTATACCATCTGTCCACACACATGGCCAGGTTGAGacaattaaaatgtattgaaCTATTTTGTTCAAACTTATATTGTGCATTCTTTTTGGTTGAACGACCCGAATGTGATTTGTAGATAACCAAATTTTGATTATCTTTTGTATTGCTCAATTGATTCTTTTTGCAGAAGACCGACTTGAGTTCTCCATCAAAGTTTTTCAGTTTAACATaatcataaatatttgaaGGCACCGAAGACGATGGAGTTTTACCATTACGACAAAAGCGCGGCAAATCCGGGCAGGACAATGAGGT
The DNA window shown above is from Drosophila willistoni isolate 14030-0811.24 chromosome XR unlocalized genomic scaffold, UCI_dwil_1.1 Seg41, whole genome shotgun sequence and carries:
- the LOC6643082 gene encoding vacuolar protein sorting-associated protein 13D — protein: MLRDLITWVLNTYLGKYLENLNSAQLSVALLSGEVELENIPIRKDALRSFNLPVEVSSGSIRKIKLHIPVRQFRTSPWCISIEGLYCVVCPKDLAKWDYAKEKLQDLEYKLSVLDNDEANWRSEKGKDMESYYFSSYNGWLKFGTNMATNIIDNIELKIFDVHFRYEDIADMGNSKVATGIKIGSLTAQSCDQNWTTGSQKVPNNNEMHYKLIELKELSVYWDWLHDDIKCQSFSNMELLNNMKTTCEQRPHNYLIKPICATARWKRDKSQQVIRSKDKSRVSCELMVPEVIIDVSKDQHGEILDKLTGIRQMKELRQFRLKRPQSSILNHPRMWWKYILDCHGFNFKTSDEKFVILNENLRYMRLCQAVILNPNENLSNEDKDFKAYFESDRDISDLTILRRICLEKVFTMGLSFKSQNVSGKHMLFHWFPNWMGWYSTNSTAVNLEQDESIKNLENDILVALEDSLQSSSELKCDAIFGYFKINLLKGVLILHSEDFNNVDNNKQSIEMQFNNLSAFLQISPVITSYSFGVSLGEVYLLDKTNMETKHPYLIKPQTESLSLLNQSANTLETNAFFQLRYENENQLQYRLNIKSKSLDLTYNKDAIEWLLRFLTNANKNENSLTNGHVNKRTPNIIKNWNQLFVGTEVNRKIWTFEIEIFAPRIIFLENYKMSNSLMVLMDFGKFDMRKVGFKKNVATINSTIQDQDPATATEPISDNLSDDDEAYMTPCSTPPASEKSGSDSPTYHENSIMENSVNKSAQLACVLHSKIYDKYLINFTNLQVLVCKYDESWQACLKTSSSFHLIDKFNITLTLEQRNIFTSDPEYPSLMLFGSCPTILIHGNEENINNFFNIMHPITNDQYFNKMNTSGVYSLNASERLQNYETETGTSRIVTEFAIGQLIIELQSMERSIAELQIIGVRAGLIKESNVTNITMAVHGLLLVDAIQSFGPDFELLAASHRQVGMDSFSGSLKHSTICSPVTPGSPEPLECQRPSSPQTLKKAIQNIQQDSKPAENCAESELNALISVDIKIVAPDARRSAYLNTIKIAFNSLDIIANQDTIIEILNFAKRTILNQKIFQAGDGNKKRKESSNYELKEFENSTSGNQNEICFDFFRLNVLLLYTIKRDHYNIARKVGTLTLTEAKINASLKSDPSVIGSLGGIQVIDITPEAICHQRILSVGRDQTIRIPKENRETVLSNLSNEIYLKQLDDDYNGEIDALSFKSQWNDKTACNVVVRVASVSYTHCPRFLQDVTACITYFKQSFGEFVTSLGNKASDIAKEFVQQIKDQTGPSQQQPNRRVNTLTSLDIIINSPVIILPTSSGSSEVLVANLGKISCSNYYVHDDLMHSSNDFDQTYAIEIKNINLFSLNIDETSGNDLLMHTAKGYNFNKRDANPILHDTAVNLNVCTAYDRKNVDENKLQKIFVIGSMVETLKVSLYRKQYEQLIESIRNATNFSTELSEDIKEPEQNRSSKPNEIIVDKEVISTTTQFSVPVFEIHLQNEHHDDLINVTFKDFNVKHDVEGSEKNVEITLKSVLMEDLKSDMTSPFRNMVTSVNLEKGLQKKQHTSLSCPDLPRFCRNGKTPSSSVPSNIYDYVKLKNFDGELKSVFCKKNQLSNTKDNQNLVIYKSHSGRSTKKNAQYKFEQNSSIHFNCLNLAMCVDRWYTVFDFFGLTSESDGNNQLAVEKEPIPKSVIDFYSKLKVSIKSLNFTLIRNESLLSRLNVSNALFVITQEDGCKTTEGCLGSLAVYDLTKFGQIYKQKFQTSGPEALNFVYKKKLSNLETLNVLESDSTLRINMASVHYIHTKRFVIELQMFVKELLQLQTPVMRKLKKQNPHSSPYSQPSKIKLFIQADSPVIVLPASYNKDEVLIANLGQLNLVNNFHFASDECIISKKLKCPDDMEILDVMQIDLVNINLYSGKRITTTTVQNDKTNEKDWIIANIHFHKQGRQLFKESFHLNLQVERNLNPDLNRVCPDISIKGTVSKLNGVIDIQQYKLVRTLLDNNIGERVDDIYVNYSTSIEKLSTINLLTHNAGHQTILNLLSIRILLEDVSLLLALNTTPNVDLEPLACIHFIKSSLEIDIFSDGSQDIDLISSNIMIVDERNTTDGSNVFRNILQASKKDTLPTNSVQVEVHCRKTQKLCKYTIMLNNMRVFALLNFLEQLKNYLQGDQWSSNYPVSNTPIQVPHKSSSQITSDSPLTEFVINITDSEIIFAEQCSRIDSNAIILKSTTVISYKPESNSVPLSIDINHLEIFSCTLDAEDESALSIIDPFTLNIELRNNCLTILIQKPLNIRLSYVDVKLFLRMAKLFPNQTTQSPNVLSKTNSDLEKIAPLLAMGFEISDCWNAMKLNNWKINDAALWLSQQKLETKRNPALDLATAVVDANCISVFIIDDCMDADVPLLEISLSKVLVNYKFKTRERKTEDYETSFFTGGNIDTEVTVNYYNRRLSGWEPVVEVWECSVKWKLIKTQIDYKKRFEICVNSKQLLKLNVTSTFIELFNMVLKNWTIDFNECSLDNNTKNVRTRTPFIPFALQNLTGTPLLFKPIYAQVEDVTCADFHQMEFIKNWLSVQPNETKIFDFVQKTKLRHIDSHQLNLHQILVQIHGWTLIGPISVDKVGVFFRTVNLDPLYTKKTRIVFDISLIGSAQKLIKVKSSLSIINKLDREIFLKMILNKDQCDGLTSISAIGSNDELCLPLKFIDASLYIAHNTGDSKRKVFASNYEEIGFSNNEINWKTCDKENMQKLQTCYDDNKSTLYTLININKELYPSKENLPGHTITLLPPLKLNNMLCCDIVFKIHEFAAGRINASESTNLYNVNVCEPFNLNITLDNFHLSGQLKIPMSHSGIVEPKLKLIDTQNRELHLRISIQSFQGKGMEIYISAPVWIINKAGLPLIFKQEGTNNNAAGQFEEHETARQVAPLMFSFSDQEGSPALEVRLGKVFGANNTWCKSFIMHKTITHRELRAENTKGCYAIGITVRRGRGLYACTTFVILSPRFQLYNKSGYKLEFIQHCDINAHDYPSIRHTISAPIDCNFAFHWPNCDKDPVICVRIPDVDCCCWSKGIPINSAQSLYINIRNEWGEMFFLRLEVISKDATYILLFTDARCLPPPIRIDNCAEVAINFSQLRSKPVWATPVRAQSSLSYVLDDPFGSQTLLLEAPGGNMIEFPINKPNITKSLTYSNFIYIAFQDTFDRYGVSDKKPDHKHRQLVLGVRNRKVVIVERNSGDRSQLWLMNSNGQLEHEGSTPPIQSNESNAVRFVLDLEKPPNPTEYTTLVIRTPNKQRATTQQWRFENGRLMCHANMCVQFYGKRGMSADCEAVLGRIEYDPSCNESIPSHQHIVAQKLRPGSGQLEISTKMDGPICTVEVCDIKMKQNSIHLAPDLVWTHASINNRQIAEEGKITHLHEYQIFVELLKGIGISIIARKPCEEIMFISLDRISCDIIQNSLEKSLNLNISYIQIDNQLLDAVNQVALHTCKPSEDDAQKNAVVLKLKMLPSPNNCAIIFKYFTLDLKPYIACLEEKLILKVASFLGYGKLSGRSSGLPYDFGNIDERHVLKDMKRYYFENISIGSTQVRLSAFTSSKLPPELLETKKSLGLILIKFEDALIELDSFTDKYHFETMDVYLKAMKTHYVNQVKWHAASILGSVDFLGNPLGFANDLSEGVSGLIFEGSVKSLVKNVAHGISNSTAKLTETLSDSLGKVVLDEHDNEARQRILEIQTNSSSSHLAAGLKGFGFGLLGGVTSIVRHTYDGAQSEGVPGFLSGLGKGIVGTVTKPIIGMLDLASETASAVRETSRDAHRNSPGRKRLPRCVTGAPGGLLPLYSSRQSKGQQYLYHINRKHFTEKIISYEPNLWSDREARLRLLVSTEYIRIFSLCDNAPTIMFECHLGEILSCHPLVTNSGTTPSTSKVSTSYYIEISTNLPKVTRPRIRCRTEECAEAASRCINYAKSVFDEREHTVL